A genomic region of Candidatus Aminicenantes bacterium contains the following coding sequences:
- a CDS encoding response regulator transcription factor has translation MKRILVVEDESGIAFGLQVDLKTEGYDVEIASDGESALQRLRKQVFDLVLLDVMLPGKDGFEVCRELRRDGIKTPIIMLTAKVQEAEKVLGLEIGADDYVTKPFSPRELRARVKAALRRRGDEEPPNYKFGDAEVDFGRCELRRAGQPVGLTAFEFKLLAALVRNAGKVLSRDRLLDLVWGQGAFVTDRVVDNHIVTLRKKIEPEPANPRYIISVRGLGYRFDG, from the coding sequence ATGAAGCGAATCCTCGTGGTGGAAGACGAATCCGGAATCGCCTTTGGCCTGCAGGTCGATTTGAAGACCGAAGGATATGATGTGGAGATCGCATCGGACGGCGAAAGCGCCCTGCAGCGCCTGCGGAAGCAGGTATTTGACCTGGTCCTGCTGGACGTCATGCTGCCGGGCAAGGACGGCTTCGAAGTCTGCCGAGAGCTGCGCAGGGACGGCATCAAGACGCCGATCATCATGCTGACCGCCAAGGTCCAGGAAGCGGAAAAAGTGCTGGGGCTGGAGATCGGGGCCGACGATTACGTGACCAAGCCATTCAGCCCGCGCGAGCTGCGGGCCCGGGTCAAGGCGGCCCTCCGCCGCAGGGGAGACGAGGAACCGCCGAATTACAAGTTCGGGGACGCCGAAGTGGACTTCGGACGATGCGAGCTGCGCCGCGCCGGGCAGCCAGTGGGGCTGACGGCCTTCGAGTTCAAGCTGCTGGCCGCGCTGGTCCGCAACGCGGGCAAGGTCTTGAGCCGCGATCGACTTTTGGATCTGGTCTGGGGACAAGGCGCGTTCGTCACCGACCGCGTCGTCGACAATCATATCGTGACCCTACGGAAGAAGATTGAGCCGGAGCCCGCGAATCCTCGATATATCATAAGCGTTCGAGGCTTGGGATACCGGTTCGACGGCTGA